The sequence below is a genomic window from Salicibibacter cibarius.
AATATCGTTGATACCGGTTGTGTACCTTGCTCATCTTCCGATAAATTCGGACGATCCACCGCCACGTATGTGACAATTTCAGGATCTTCGGCCGGGGCCATCCCCAAAAAAGAGAATATATTTTGGCCATGGCCGGATAGGTACCCGTTTTCCGACGGAATTTGCGCCGTCCCCGTTTTACCGGCAATGCTCATATCATCAACCTGAAAAGCGCCACCGGTTCCGTTGTCTCCGTAGACTGCTTCCACAAGTTGTTCCCTGACTTCTTCGGCCGTTTCTTCGGAAATCGGTTCCCCGGCAATCTCGGGTTCGCTTTCATAGACAGTTTCATTGACATTTGTATTTTCAATATGGTCCACAATATAAGGATGCATCATCTGCCCATCATTTGCAATCGCCGTAGCCGCCTGGATTTGCTGCATCGGCGTAACCGCCGAAGATTGGCCAAATCCGGTATACATGGCATCCAAGTCACCTTCACTTATCACACCCGGAGCTTCATTGGGGAGTTCGATGCCAGTCTCTCTGCCAAAACCGAAACGGTCAAGGTATTCATATAAAATGTCGGCACCCATAACTTCATTAACAAGCTTTGAAAAACCAACATTGGAAGAACGTTCCATCGCTTCATCGAACGGAATGGTTCCCCAACCTTCTCCGTTATTATGATCGCTAATGGTATGGTCATAACCGGGGTCGTAGGTTCCCGATTCGAATTCCTCATCGCCGTCATATTCTCCGCTATCGATGGCCGCGGCCATAGTAAACATTTTCAGCGTTGATCCGGGTTCAAAATGGTCGGAAATGGCATAATTCGTATGATTGGTAATATCTTCATAGTTATTCGGATTAAAGGAGGGACGGTTGCCCATAGCAAGAACTTCGCCCGTCTTGGCGTTTGCAACGATCGCGATCATCCGTTCCGGGTTGTACTCATCATCGACCGAAGCCATCGCCTGTTCCAACGCCAGTTGTATATTGGAATTTAACGTCAAATGGACATCGTTTCCATCGTAAGCCCCGTTGACTTCTTCTTCATTGCCGGGAAGCGGAACACCGTTACGGGCAACTTGGTAACTCATAGACCCACCTTCGCCTTCAAGTTCTTGGTTAAAGCCTGCTTCAAGTCCCATAACCGCTTCGTCCGTTCCCCGATCGATGTAGCCAAGCACGTGAGAGGCAAATGCTTGATTCGGATAATAGCGTCTTGGTTCGGGGCGAAAATGAACCCCTTCTAACCCTAAGTCCTCGATTTCCTCTCTCTCTTCAAAACTAAGCTGGCGTGCACCTGCGCCTAGTTCAACTTGGAATTGATCGCTCGTCAGAAGTTCGGCCAAACGATCTTCCTCCATATCAATGTATGGCGCAAGGGTTTGCGCCGTCTCTGCCGGATCGTCAATTGCGCCTTCGTATCCCTCTTGTAAAACCGCGAAAGCCGTATAACTGGTCACTTCTTCCGCAATCGCATCTCCGTTGCTCGCATAAATGCTCCCACGTTCCCCTTCTAAGGGCTCATTGTTCGTCCAGCGTTCATTTGCAAGGGTTTCTAAATCCACGTCGTCGATTTCTTGGGAAACTTGCACAAACAAAAACCTTCCGCCCAATACAGTGATGATGATGGCTGCCAGCCCAAAAAGAAGGAATGCCCTGGAAATGATCGTTGTTCGCTTCAACAGTCCCACCACCCACGCATGAAATTTTTCCTGCAAAACCGATTTCGGTAACGAAAGGTTTTAAGGCTGGAGGACGGTGACATTATCTTCATTTAGCTCCATTCCATTTTCCTGGGCGATTTCCAAAATGCGCTCGGGATCACTAAGTTCCGAAACTTGGTGTTCAAGCCCTTCATTATACTGTTGCTGCTGGTTAATTTCACTTTGGAGTTGGGAGATATCCTGTTCTTGCCCATACATGCTTGCATAGTTTGAGACCATGAGCACTGCAGTAACGATAATCGCGATGGCTATTAAGGTTATTAAGTATTTTTCCCCCCGGGTGAATTTCTTTTCGACTCGATTCCGAACGGTTTGTACTTGTCTTTGCTCTTCCCTTACCTGTTGTTTTTGAGTTGCCTGGCTCATTTATGTCCTCCTCTCCCTAATTTTTTCAACAATACGCAACCGTGCCGATCTTGCCCGCCGATTTCTTGCAACCTCTTCATGTGAAGGTACAATTGGCTTTTTATTGATCCACTTCATCGGCGGTTTCATATGTTCGGGAATGACCGGGAGCCCGGATGGAAGTTCAGGTGTTTTGCAATACGTATTCAACGTCCGTTTTGCAATAGCGTCTTCCAAAGAATGGAAAGTGATAACGGCCATTCGCCCTTTTATTTCCAGTTTGGCGGCGAATGCGGATAGCGCATCTTCAAATGCTTGCAGTTCATCATTGACAGCGATTCGAAGTGCCTGGAACGTTCGTTTTGCCGGATGCCCGCCGCTTCTTCGCGCTGCCGCGGGGATTGCCTGCTTGATAAGCTCGGCTAATTGTTCCGTTGAGGTAATTTTGGTTTTCCCCCGTTCCGTTTCAATCGAACGGGCGATGGATTTTGCAAATTTTTCTTCCCCGTATCGGGAGATGACGTGCACGAGGGATTCGAACGGCCACGTATGGACGATTTCCTCGGCGGTGAGGTTCTGATGCCTGTCCATGCGCATATCGAGCGGCTCATCGCCGCGATAACTAAAGCCGCGTGTTTTATCATCCAGTTGCGGGGAAGAGACGCCAAGGTCAAACAATACACCATTCACACGGTCCACACCAAATGCATCCAGTTTGGCCGCTGCATCACGGAAGTTCCCTTGGGTGAATGTCACCTTTGCTTCTTCGGCAAAACGTTCGCGACCGGCTTCAATCGCTTCTTGGTCCGCATCAAATGCATACAGGTGACCGTGCGCATCTAATCGTTTCAGGATTTCCGCCGAATGGCCGCCCCGTCCGTACGTACAATCCACATAAGTGCCGGTTCCGGCGATGTTAAGCCCAGCAATCGCCTCCTGTAACAATACGGTTTCATGGCTGTATTGGCTGATAAAAATCCCCCCTTCACAAGTCCAGGTCTTCCAATGATTCCGCAATATCGTTAAAGGAGCTCTGAGATTCCGCAAAGTAGTCTTCCCAAATGGATTGATTCCAAATCTCTACACGTCGGGATACGCCAATCACGACACAATCCTTTTCCAATTTAGCATGCTGGCAAAGCGTAGAAGGGATATTGATCCTGCCTTGCTTGTCGAAACTGGCTTCAGCGGCGCCGGAAAAGAAAAAGCGTGTAAATGCGCGTGCGTCTTTTTTCGTAAAAGGCAACGTTTTTAATTTCTGTTCCAATTGCTCCCATTCTGTTCGCGGGTATACAAAGACACACTGGTCCATCCCTCTTGTGACCACAAACTGATCGCCCAACTCTTCTCGAAATTTTGAAGGAATGATCAGTCTGCCTTTTTCGTCGATGGTGTGGTTGTATTCTCCCATGAACATGGCGCGCCGTTCCCTTCCACTTAGTACCCCCAATTTACCACAAACCCCCACTTTACACCACGTTATTTTTTGGATTTTTTTGCGCTTCAATTGGAGGAACCCGCGGAACATGCGAAAAATGGCGATTTTTGCGGTGAAATTTTTTTATATTTTATGCTTCCTTTTCATGTGAATAAAAAAAGGATAGCCACGCAGTTTTTCGGGCTCATCCTTTCGTCGATTTATTTTTTAGTCATTAATGGCGAGAGAGATAGGGTTATTTCCGCATAGGGGGAGTTTGCACCCTAAATGGCAGTTACTAGGAGGGGAAATAGTAGAGGCGCGCACCCTTCGGCAAGAAAACTTCTTGTCGATGATATGCACGAACGTTCGGTTATATGGGTGGGGACACGTGTCTAGGGACGCCGACAACTGCCAAACAAAGCAAAGAGAAAAGCGAGCCTCGACAGAAAAAGTTCCCCACGGACGAATGAGAGGTGGGGAACGGTGGGTGGGAAAAAATAGATGGAATCATGAACGATGGTCACCGCTACGGAAAAACACTACGCTTTCCGTGTTTTTCCGTAGCTAGCTCGAGTTATCACCATAAATATTCACTGATATCAACTATAGATTTTAGCGAAGAGCCGTGGTGAGAAGTGGGGGATTTCTTTTTACAAATAGAAAAATTGGTGGCGGAACGTCTCTGATTTCACTTGATCAAACAAGGCCAGCACGCGTTCTTCCCCATATTCGTTAAGCATCTGCACGATATTCAACACGCGTTCTTGCGGTTGTTCATTTGGGTACAAGCGTTTTTCCAACTGTCGGACATTATCCACACGTGGCTTGATGCTCTCCAATTGCTTTTTCTCGATGCGCTGCTGCAAATCCTTGAGCACTTGCTGCATCCGCTCGTAATTTTTGTCTGCATATCTTTCTTCACTCGGCGCCAGCTCATATAATGCGTTGGCGAGCATTTGCTGGCCTTCGCCGGCAAGCGCGAGGCTTTTTTGAAACAATTTTTCCGTGTCCAACTGCCGGTTTTTTTCTTCCAAAGCATCGGCATACGTGGTCACGCCTTCATTTGCCACTTTGTACGCCGATAGATCCTCCGCAGCAATAGTCTTTTCGCTTTTGCGATCGACATACGTGTGGTGAGCGCGGGGGGCAACAGGCGGAACACGCCTCCCGAAATGATGGAAAAGCGGACCGACCATGGACCAGTAAGCGGCTTCTCCCGGACCGGCAACGAACGTTAATACCGGTAATAGCATTTCCTGGACGAGGGGGCGGGTATAAACATTTGCGCTAAACTTTTCCGGATGGTTTTTTGCTTCCCGCGACCAATCCGTCCGCGACATTTTATATTGGCCATTGTGAAGCGACAATTGCCCATCCGAATGGGCAATCAATTTTTCTCTCCGGCCATTCGCGCTATAAAATAAATGGGTATGATCTCGCGTCGCTTCGATGAATGCCGGGGATCCATTCACCTGCTCCACCTTTTCTTTCGCGGTGAAAAATGCTTCTCTTACTTGGTCATTTTTCTCGATCAACCGTGTCCAAGTGTCCGTCATCAGCTGCCGAAATCGGGATTGTTGCGGGTCAATGAGCACAAGCCCGTGTTTGCGGAATAGCCACAGCATCACTTCCGCAAAAAAATCGGAGACGGTCGCTGATTTTTTTGCAAAATGCGCCAGTTTATCATGCAGGCTTCTTGAGTAAGGCGTTTCCCGGTAGTTAAGAAAGACCGTATGTAACCACCGCTGGATAGCAGGCAGATCAATGGGCTGTTCCGAAACCGGGGCACCGGCATGCGTGTGCCCGTCATATTTAATTTTTGCTACATCCCCATCCTCGTTGTGAACGAAAATGTGATTGACTTCCTCCCAATCGTGGTCTTCACCGGCAATCCAAAAAATCGGAAGAACGGGAATCCCCAACCTCTTTTCATCTTCTTCCGCTTTTAATAGAACCGTCAACGCTTTGGAAATTGTATAAATCGGGCCCGTCAGCAAACCTGCCTGTTGCCCGCCGACGACAACAACACTTCGTTCATCTTGCAGTTTATCAATTTGTTCGAGTGCTTTTTCGTGGTGTTCATATTTTTGATGATAGTCGTACAGCGCTTTTCGCAACTGTTCACGTTTAAAGCTGTAATCCCGCAACTCACGACAGCGCCTTTCCTCCTCTCCAAAAGGAGGATAATCGTAAAACGCCCGAACGGTTGGGTCCCCTTCCGCATAAAGATGGGCCCACCCCTGAAGTTGCACGGGGAATGATTCTACCGTCATGTTTACCGACCTTTCTTCTTCTATTCCAAGAGATATAAAACGGTGTATGTATATTCAAATCTTAAAGGAGCCGAACCGAGCATAGCAAAAAAACGAAAACAGGGAAAGAAAGACACACTGTTTTCAAGAACTCTCTGGCAAGCTTAGGGTGATAGGTGGGTTTAGTGTAGCACATGAGCCATACGTTTGCTCATGATCTGCTCAAGTACGGATAAAAATCCCGTTTCACAGCAAAGTGATACGGGATTTTTTGCATGCGTTCGAAGTAGGCCGGGGCCTATGACTCTTTTTCCCCTTGCCATTCCCTTGCCTTATCGAGCATTGATAAAAACGATTTGTAATCGTCACGCAAACGCTCCAGTTCTTGTTGCAATTTTTCCTTGTCGGATGCTAGCGCCCGGCTTTTTTCTTGTTCTTTTGCAAGGGCTTCTTGTAATGATCCGCTGTGTTTTTCATCTTTTTCCATCTTTTTTAAATAAGTGATGACATCTTCCAAACGCAAGCTTTGCTCCGTTTCGACCGCCGATTCTCTCGGCGCCGGCGAGGACTCATCTGCCCGAGCCGTTTCTTTCTTTTCCGTAGTATTTTGTTTTTTCTTTTGCTGCTTTGCTATTTTCACGGCCTCATCGTACTTTTTCCGGATCGTCGCGTTCCAGCGGAACCCACATGCCGCCGATGTCCGCTCCAACTTTTTGCCCACTTCTTCAAAAGCTTGTAATTGGGTCCTCCCTTCACGAATGTTTTTGAGTACAATCTCCGCTAACATTAAGTCTTCCTCTTCACTCCATGCGTCCTGCCTCAATGCAGTCATTCCATTTCCCTCCAATACTTTTATTAAGTGGATAACGTCATAGAATTTGTTTGCGTTTTATCATTCATTATGTACGTTTATGCGCGATTCTATCCTTCTATGATTGCAATTTCAGTTGTTACGATAAAAAAATAGAGCGGCTTTCGTGCTAGACCTAAGATTTTGATCTAGCAGTTAGGGATGGTAAATATTGCAGGGGAGAGGAAGGTGCAGGGCACAATTTTAGGAGGAGATAAGTGTAGATCGTCCTATTTCAGGGGATTTGACCCATTATGGAAGCAGAAAATGGGAAATGACTAAACTAGAGTTGGCGCTCTTGACACATGTAAGCCGTTCTGATGCACGGCGGAGCCAGATCAAGTTCCATGGTGACCCCAATCCGGTTTCGTCGCTCGGTTCAGGCGCCATAAACCCTGTATGGCGACCGGAATTAGATACGCTTGGCGCGTTCGGGCTTCATGACGCTTCCATGGTGACCGAAAACCAGTTTCGGCACTCATTTCAGGCACCATGAGCCGTGTATGGCGACCGGAATTAGATACGCTTGGCTCGTTCGGGCTTCATGACGCTTCCATGGCGACCGAAAACCAGTTTCGGCACTCATTTCAGGCGCCATGAGCCGTGTATGGCGATCGGAATCTGATAAGCTTGGCGCGTTCGGGCTTCATGACGCTTCCATGGCGACCGAAAACCAGTTTCGGCACTCATTTCAGGCGCCATGAGCCGTGTATGGCGACCAGAATCTGATAAGCTTGGCGCGTTCGGGCTTCATGACGCTTTCATGGCGACCGAAAACCAGTTTCGGCACTCATTTCAGGCGCCATGAGCCGTGTATAGCGATCGGAATCTGATAAGCTTGGCGCGTTCGGGCTTCATGACGCTTCCATGGCGACCGAAAACCAGTTTCGGCACTCATTTCAGGCGCCATGAGCCGTGTATGGCGATCGGAATCTGATAAGCTTGGCGCGTTCGGGCTTCATGACGCTTCCATGGCGACGGACGCCCTTCTTTTACCACATCCGGGCCTTACCTACAAAAAAAATCCTGCCTTTCTCAGACAAGATCATTTTTCTTTGCGGCTATAAAAAACCCCGTTGCGTAACAAGGGGTTCGGTCACTTTAATCTCTCGGTTCGGTCACTTCTTCACCTTTGTACGTTCCGCATGATTTGCATACGCGGTGGGAACGTTTCAATTCCCCGCATTCAGGGCATTTCACCATGCCGGGAACATTCAGTTTGAAGTGCGTTCTCCGTTGTCTTTTTACCGTTTTTGATGTACGTCTTTTTGGTACAGCCATTGCTTGCCACCTCCTTAAAACGATTAATCCTCATCTTTAAAGAATTTAGCCAAATCTACCAAGCGGGGGTCAACGTTGTCTTTTGCACCCGAATCGTCATTTTCATCATTGCTTACAACGTTCCAATCGGTACCGGACTGCGGAGCCGGTCCCTCTTTTTTCTCAGTGTTTATCACTCGCATGGGAATGGCCAACAAAATATGTTCTTTGATGTATGGAAGCAGATCCACATACCCGTTCTCTGGCGTATGCACCGTTTCATCGTCTTCCGGGGCTCTAGGCCATCGAGTCGGAAACTTTCTTCCATTTTGATATCAAAAGGAACTTCTGTTTCGGCCAATGTGTTGGAATCCGGCAAGGTCATCGTTCCCCGAACAGCTATAAGAAAATGAGCGTGTTCGTTTTCAACCTCAACATGTCCGGTGACATGTGCATTTGATATGGCTATTAATTCTTTATCCCGGTCTGTAAGTTCACTTACATCCACGTGACGGTCAATATCAATGCCGTTTGCACTGTTTGCCAATAGCTGTTGAATC
It includes:
- the ftsL gene encoding cell division protein FtsL, translating into MSQATQKQQVREEQRQVQTVRNRVEKKFTRGEKYLITLIAIAIIVTAVLMVSNYASMYGQEQDISQLQSEINQQQQYNEGLEHQVSELSDPERILEIAQENGMELNEDNVTVLQP
- the rsmH gene encoding 16S rRNA (cytosine(1402)-N(4))-methyltransferase RsmH encodes the protein MSQYSHETVLLQEAIAGLNIAGTGTYVDCTYGRGGHSAEILKRLDAHGHLYAFDADQEAIEAGRERFAEEAKVTFTQGNFRDAAAKLDAFGVDRVNGVLFDLGVSSPQLDDKTRGFSYRGDEPLDMRMDRHQNLTAEEIVHTWPFESLVHVISRYGEEKFAKSIARSIETERGKTKITSTEQLAELIKQAIPAAARRSGGHPAKRTFQALRIAVNDELQAFEDALSAFAAKLEIKGRMAVITFHSLEDAIAKRTLNTYCKTPELPSGLPVIPEHMKPPMKWINKKPIVPSHEEVARNRRARSARLRIVEKIRERRT
- a CDS encoding penicillin-binding protein: MGLLKRTTIISRAFLLFGLAAIIITVLGGRFLFVQVSQEIDDVDLETLANERWTNNEPLEGERGSIYASNGDAIAEEVTSYTAFAVLQEGYEGAIDDPAETAQTLAPYIDMEEDRLAELLTSDQFQVELGAGARQLSFEEREEIEDLGLEGVHFRPEPRRYYPNQAFASHVLGYIDRGTDEAVMGLEAGFNQELEGEGGSMSYQVARNGVPLPGNEEEVNGAYDGNDVHLTLNSNIQLALEQAMASVDDEYNPERMIAIVANAKTGEVLAMGNRPSFNPNNYEDITNHTNYAISDHFEPGSTLKMFTMAAAIDSGEYDGDEEFESGTYDPGYDHTISDHNNGEGWGTIPFDEAMERSSNVGFSKLVNEVMGADILYEYLDRFGFGRETGIELPNEAPGVISEGDLDAMYTGFGQSSAVTPMQQIQAATAIANDGQMMHPYIVDHIENTNVNETVYESEPEIAGEPISEETAEEVREQLVEAVYGDNGTGGAFQVDDMSIAGKTGTAQIPSENGYLSGHGQNIFSFLGMAPAEDPEIVTYVAVDRPNLSEDEQGTQPVSTIFNTVMHQSMQYLNLQPDESPGYEEEGTPEADSIELEDVTGDRSEQAAEAVSEQNLEPFILGEGNRIESQYPFAGEDVIGGEKIFLVSDDNWEMPDMTGWSVRDVVKFSTATGMNIEHSGTGYVRDQSLEPGSEAGSHDSVAVEFAHHEEEDENDEQEEEETDEA
- a CDS encoding YceD family protein is translated as MHTPENGYVDLLPYIKEHILLAIPMRVINTEKKEGPAPQSGTDWNVVSNDENDDSGAKDNVDPRLVDLAKFFKDED
- the rpmF gene encoding 50S ribosomal protein L32 translates to MAVPKRRTSKTVKRQRRTHFKLNVPGMVKCPECGELKRSHRVCKSCGTYKGEEVTEPRD
- the bshC gene encoding bacillithiol biosynthesis cysteine-adding enzyme BshC, producing the protein MTVESFPVQLQGWAHLYAEGDPTVRAFYDYPPFGEEERRCRELRDYSFKREQLRKALYDYHQKYEHHEKALEQIDKLQDERSVVVVGGQQAGLLTGPIYTISKALTVLLKAEEDEKRLGIPVLPIFWIAGEDHDWEEVNHIFVHNEDGDVAKIKYDGHTHAGAPVSEQPIDLPAIQRWLHTVFLNYRETPYSRSLHDKLAHFAKKSATVSDFFAEVMLWLFRKHGLVLIDPQQSRFRQLMTDTWTRLIEKNDQVREAFFTAKEKVEQVNGSPAFIEATRDHTHLFYSANGRREKLIAHSDGQLSLHNGQYKMSRTDWSREAKNHPEKFSANVYTRPLVQEMLLPVLTFVAGPGEAAYWSMVGPLFHHFGRRVPPVAPRAHHTYVDRKSEKTIAAEDLSAYKVANEGVTTYADALEEKNRQLDTEKLFQKSLALAGEGQQMLANALYELAPSEERYADKNYERMQQVLKDLQQRIEKKQLESIKPRVDNVRQLEKRLYPNEQPQERVLNIVQMLNEYGEERVLALFDQVKSETFRHQFFYL
- a CDS encoding RsfA family transcriptional regulator, whose amino-acid sequence is MTALRQDAWSEEEDLMLAEIVLKNIREGRTQLQAFEEVGKKLERTSAACGFRWNATIRKKYDEAVKIAKQQKKKQNTTEKKETARADESSPAPRESAVETEQSLRLEDVITYLKKMEKDEKHSGSLQEALAKEQEKSRALASDKEKLQQELERLRDDYKSFLSMLDKAREWQGEKES
- the mraZ gene encoding division/cell wall cluster transcriptional repressor MraZ, yielding MFMGEYNHTIDEKGRLIIPSKFREELGDQFVVTRGMDQCVFVYPRTEWEQLEQKLKTLPFTKKDARAFTRFFFSGAAEASFDKQGRINIPSTLCQHAKLEKDCVVIGVSRRVEIWNQSIWEDYFAESQSSFNDIAESLEDLDL